A region of the Actinomycetota bacterium genome:
TGAACTGGGTGCCGAACCGGTCCGGCGAGGGGTGGCACACCTGGAACGTGACTCGGTAGTCGCCGCGGCCGACCCGGTGGGCACTGAATCGGCTCGGGTCGTAGATGAGCGAGGCATGGCGCCGATCGGCCGGTGCGATGGACAGCGTCGCCTCTCGCCGCACCACCGCCAGCACCTTGACCCCGTTGAGTCTGCCGTTCGGTCTGCGGAACCAGCTCGCCGCAGCGTGGGCGTACCCCGGGAGTCCGATCAGGTACAGGGGCCCCGCCTGGACGGCGGCCTGGATGGAGCGGCGGCTGAGCTTCCCGTAGACGCTGCTCTCGCAGGTCCGGACGAAGGTGTGCGCCCCGATCCGTGCGGCGCGCGCCACCGATGACAGGGGCGGGAGCGGAGAGGACGACGCCGACCGGCTCGGCGAAGCAGGAGAGCTCACGGAGGCCCGATCGGGTCCTCCGGTGCAGGCAACCAGCAGCGCGAGCATCATCGCCAAGGGACCGACGCGTTTGTGCATCCTGACCGAACATACTGCCGCCGCCCGCATGCGGTTCCCTTCGCCACCTGCCGGCTCCGCCGGGTGATTGCCTATACTGGCTACGAAGTCGTTCCGGGGAGCTCGGGCAACCGGGCTGAGAGGCGGGCTCACGCGCCCGCGACCCGAGGACCTGAACCGGGTAATGCCGGCGGAGGGAGACATGGCAGCGCAGAACGCCCCCACCCAGGATCCGCTCGTCGTTGCCGGCCGCGAGTTCCGGTCGAGGCTCATCGTGGGGACGGGCAAGTTCGGCTCGTTCGAGCTCATGCGCGACGCGCTCGACGCGTCGGAGACCGAGATGGTGACGGTGGCCCTGCGCCGGGTGGACCTGGAGGCCACCGGCGGTCCGGACATCCTGGAGTTCATCGATCCCTCTCGCTACCTGTTGCTGCCGAACACCTCCGGGGCGGTGGATGCGGAGGAGGCGCTGCGCATCGCCCGGCTGGCTCGGGCCGCTGGTCTTCCGGAATGGATCAAGCTCGAGGTCACGCCCGAGCCGCGCTATCTGCTCCCCGACCCCGTGGAGACCCTGAGGGCCGCCGAGCTCTTGGTGGCCGACGGGTTCACGGTGCTGCCCTACATCGGCGCGGACCCCGTGCTGGCGAAGCGCCTGGAGGAGGTGGGGTGCGCGACGGTCATGCCGCTCGGCTCGTGGATCGGGTCGAACCAGGGCGTCCGGACCCGCGACGCGATCCAGATCATCGTGGAGCAGGCCACGGTGCCCGTGGTTGTGGACGCCGGGCTGGGAGCGCCGTCGCATGCGGCCGAGGCCATGGAGATGGGGGTGGACGCGGTCCTGGTGAACACGGCCATCGCGGTGGCGCGGGACCCGGCGGCCATGGCCCGGGCGTTCGCGCTGGGGGTCGAGGCGGGACGGCGCGCGTACGTCGCCGGGCGAGGGCCCCAGCGTGAGGTGGCTGAGCCGTCCAGCCCGCTGACCGGGTTCCTGGACCGGCTGGTCACGTCGCAGGCCGACGCCGCGGTGACCGAGCCGTGAGCCGCGCCGAGGTCCGAACGGGCGGACACGGGCTCAAGCCCCAGGAACACCCGGCTCTTCGCCACGGCGATGGGTTCGTCCACCCGGCTCCGCCCACGACCTTCGCCGACGGGCTGGAGCGGCTGCCCATTCCGCAGCTGCTCGCTGTGGCGGAGTCGGCCGGGCCATCCCGCGTGGAGGCGGCTCTCCGGACGAACCCACTGGAACGCACGCTCGAGGACTTCGCCGCGCTGCTCTCCCCGGCGGCGTCGTCCAGGCTGGAGGACCTGGCGGCAGCCTCGCGGCGACTGACCATCGCCCGGTTTGGCCGGACCATGCGGATGTACGCGCCCCTGTACCTGTCGAACGAGTGCCTCACCACGTGCGCGTACTGCGGCTTCGCCCGCGAGCTGCCCATCGCGCGCAAGACGCTGAGCGGCGAGGAGACGCTGGAGGAGGCGCGCCACCTCCTGCGGCAGGGCTTCCGGTCCATCCTGTTGCTGACCGGCGAGCACGAGCGCCTGACCGGTGTGGAGTTCCTGGAGGAGCGCATCCGGCTGCTGGCCCGCGAGGTCCCCCAGGTCTCCGTCGAGGTCCAGGTCTGGAGCGAGGAGGAGTACCGCCGCCTGGCCCAGGCCGGCTGCGAGGGCGTGGTGATCTACCAGGAGACCTATCATCCGGAGACCTACGCGAAGGTCCATCTCGCGGGCCGGAAGCGCCACGAGCGGTGGCGGCTGCTGGGGCCGGAGCGGGCCGCGCGGGCCGGGATGCGCCGGATCGGGATCGGGGCGCTGTACGGGCTGCACGACGACTGGCGCTACGAGGCCATCTGCGTGGCGGCCCACGCGCGGTTCCTGCAGCGCCACTACTGGCGTTCGCAGGTCGCCGTGTCGGTCCCGCGGATGCGGCCCAGCGCCGCCGGGTTCCAGCCCCCCACGCTGCTGTCCGACCGCGAGCTGGTGCAGCTGGTGGCGGCGCTGCGGCTGGCGCTCCCGGACGCCGGCCTGGTGCTGTCGGCGCGCGAACGGCCAGAGCTCCGGGACGGTCTGTTCCGCGTGGGGATCACGCACACCAGCGCGGGCTCGCACACCGAGCCCGGCGGGTACGAGCAGCCGAGGGAGGCCACCGAGCAGTTCGAGGTGGCGGACCTTCGTTCGCCGGTGGAGGTGGCGGCGAAGCTCCGCGACCTCGGCTACGACCCCGTGTGGGAAGACTGGTCGCGCGTCACTCCCAATGCGGAGCGCATGCTCTCGCGGCGCTCGACGGTGCGCTGACAGGACTCAGGCGTTCGCCTTCCGTCCCACGGTGACCCACACCGTTCCCGTTTCCTCGTCCACGGCCACCGCCGCCAGCGGAGCTCCGATATCGATCGGCGATGCCTCCTTCACGGCCGGGTCGACGCGATAGAGAGAGCCGTCGAATGACGACACCCAGACGGCGTCGAGGCCGGCGGCGATGCCACTGGCGTCGACCCCGACGGGAATGGGATCCCCCAGGGACTTGGACCCCGCTTCGATGGGGGTGACCGTTCCGACGAACGAGTCGAGGATCCACAATGCCTCCTCGGTGGCGGCGAGTCCGTCGATGCTCCCGGGTACGCTCACGGAACCCGTCGTCTCCCCCGTGCTGGGGTCGATCTCGTACACCGTGCCGCCGAGGAGGTCCGCCGCCCACAGGGTGCCCGGCCCGTAGACGAGGACATCCACCCGTCCGGGAAGTGTCCACGACCCGAGGATCCTCCCGGTGGCCCCCTCCAGTCGGATGACGTGGCCGTCGGTGGTCGCGATCCACGCGAAGGCACCTCCCGCGGCCACTGACACGGGGCGGCCCTCCTCGATCGGGACCGATCGGAGGAACTTGTCGGTGGAGGGGTCGAGTCGATCGACAAACGGCGTGGCGCCCAAGCCGCTGTGCAGTAGCCAGACCGTGCGGGAGCCCACCGCAAGGGAGACGTCGCCGAAGCTCCCGTACGGGATGGTCTGGCGCAGGGTTCTCGTCAACGCGTCGACGTGGGCCACGTTCGACCCGGAGACGACCCACACGCCTCCCTGGCCCGCGGCCATGCCGCCGGTCCCGTTGGAGCCGCCGGCCCCGCCGCCGCTGCTGACGGACACGCCACGAACGGTCCCCAGGATCCGATTCGTGGCCGGGTCGATCTCCACGACCGACCCGACCGGCGGGCCGCCTGGAGCGCTCGCCGTCGAGCCTGTGGGAGGCGTGGAGGTCACGGGGCCTCTTCCCGACCGGGCGAGGACGACCGCGATGACCGCGAGGGCCACAACGAAGGCCGTGGACAATGGGAGGAGGGCCCGGCGCCCGCTCGGGCGTCTCGCCGGGAGGATGGGTGCGCACGCATCCCGAGCCGCAGCGGCCAGGGCTCCTGCGGTCGCGTACCGATCCTCTGCCTTCTTGGCCATGGCCTTCGCCACCACTCGGTCGAGTGCCTCCGGAAGCTCCTGCCTGGTCGTCGGCTTCGGCGGCGGTTCGTTCAGGTGGGCGTGCAAGACCGCCGCCTCCCGGTCCCGAGGGAAGGGCGGTTCCCCCGTCAGGCACTCGTACAGCACGCACCCGAGGGAGTACACGTCGGTCTGTGGGGTCAGCTGTTCGCCGGTGAACTGCTCGGGGGCCGCGTAGTCGAGGGTCCCCACGAACTGGCCTGTCCCGGTGACCCCGGAGTCCGAGGTGGCCCGCTTGGTCAGGCCGAAGTCGGCCAGGTACACCTTGTCCGGGGTCCCGGGCACCAGGAGGACATTGGCCGGTTTCACGTCGCGGTGGATCAAGCCCTCGGCGTGGGCAGCGTCCAGGGCGCTCGCCACCTGCAACAGGATGGACACGGTCCTGCCCGGCTCCAGGCGTCCTTCGGCGTCGATGAGTCGACGCAGATCCGTGCCGCGCACGTAACGCATTGCGATGAACAACGCGCCGTCCGCTTCCCCGGCCTCGTACACCGGCAGGATGTTTGGATCCTCCAAGGAGGCCGCCACCCTGGACTCCCGGAGGAACCGATCCCGGAACCTGGGGTCTGAGGCCAGCTCGGGTGCCATGACCTTCAGCGCCACCTTCCGGGACAAGGCTGCTTGCTCGGCCAGGTACACCACGCCCATGCCGCCCCGGCCAAGCACGGACTCGATTCGGTACCCGGCGATGGTGGTGCCGATGCGCGTGTCCGAAGCCACAACAGGGCGTTTGTACACCCTCCGACCCTTCTGGGGACAGGGCCGAGGGCTGGTGCAACGTTCCATTGCTCTTACAATCGACGACCGATGAGTGGCACCGGACAGATCGCCGCGATCTCGCTGCTGGACGAGCCGCTCCGGCGGCGGCTCTACGACTACGTGCGCTGGCGGCACCAGGCAGTGGGCCGGGACGAGGCGGCCGCCGCGTGCGGCATCTCGAGGAGCCTTGCCGCGTTCCACTTGGACCGCCTGGCCGACGCCGGGTTGCTGGCGGTGGAGTTCCGCAGGCTGAGCGGGCGGACGGGGCGCGGCGCGGGCCGGCCGGCCAAGCTGTACCGGCCCTCGGCCCGCCGGCTCGCCGGCTCGCCTTCACCCTCCCGGAGACCCGCACCGCGCTGGCCGGGAACGTCCTGGCCGAGGCCGTGGAGGAGAAACGCCCGGACGAGTCGGCCGAATCCGCGGTCCGACGGGTGGGCCGGCGGACGGGCCTCCGGCTGGGCCGGGAGCGGGGTGGCGACGGCGCCTCGACGGGCGGCGGCGTGTTCGAGGTGCTCTACGGTCTGGGATTCGAGCCCGAGCGCCACGAGCGCCGGATCCTGCTGCGGAACTGCCCGTTCCATGAGCTGCTCGATGAGCACCGGCACCTGGTGTGCGCGATGAACCACTCCCTGCTGCTGGGGCTGGTGGACGGCCTGGGAGCCGAGGGCGTCACCGCCCGGCCCTGGACCGAGGAGGGCTACTGCTGCGTGGAGGTCGCGCCGGCGTGACCCGGAAGGCCGCCCCCCGTCGGCGCGTGCTCCGGGTGGTGGAACGCGCCATCCTCGGCGTCGGCATGACGGTGGCCGCGTTCGTGGTGGAACGACGGCTGCTGAAGGCGCTGCGGCAGGGCGGGACGAAGCGGCCCCGGCCGATCGGGGAGCCGGACGGCGGCGCCCACGTCACCGCGACCGCCACGGCGGCCCCGCCGCCCGAGAAGCGTTAGCGGTTCCTTCGCAGCAGGTCGACCACCAGTCCGATCAGCAGCACGCCCGCCACGGACCCCATGGTGATCGGGATCCACGAGGCCACGGTTCCGTTGATCACCGTGATGGCGGCGCCGACGAACGCGCTCGCGCCGGCGATGGCCAGGGCCAGCCGCCGCCCGGTGCGGCGGATGGTCTCCTCCAGCCGCTCCGTTCCCCGGAACAGCACCTGCAGCTTCGGACCGGGGCGCGCGCCGGCCAGCCGCTCCACCGCCTCGATCATCCGCCCGAACCGGACCCGCAGCTTCTGCGCCTCGTAGAACAGGTGCTGCGGGCTGACCCGGTCGCGGATCTGCCCGGTCAGCCGCTTCACCACGAACTGCCCCGCCACGGCGAACGGGTCCAGCTCCGGATCCAGTTCGGCGGTGGCCAGCTGCATCTGCGCCAGCGCCTTGCCGGTGAGCATCAGCGACGTGGGCAGCCGGACGTCGTGGCGGATCGAGATCTCGGTCATCTCCTGCAGGATCGGCCCCAGCTGGATCTCGCGCAGCGACAGGTGCCGGTACTTCTTCAGCACCTGCTCCAGGTCGTTCTCGAACGCGGCCATGTCGATGTCGCCGCGCTGATCCTCGCCGGCCAGCATCAGCGTGATGTCGGCCAGGAAGTGCAGGTCGCTCTGGGCGAACGCCATGATCAGCAGCAGGAGCAGCTCGCGGACGTCCGCCTCCACCTCGCCGACCATCCCGAAGTCGAGGAAATAGATCCGGTCGTTCCACCACTTCAGGTTCCCCGGATGCGGGTCGGCGTGGAAGAACCCGTCGGTCAGGATCTGCCGGTAGTACGACTCCAGCAGCTGGCGGGCGGCCTCGGTCCGGGCCGTCCCCAGCGGCGCGTCGCGGATCGGCCCGCCCTCCACCTCCTGCATCACCAGCAGCCGGGCGGACGAGTAGTCGAGGTACAGGTACGGGACGTCCAGGCGCGGGTAGGGCTCCAGCACCTGGCGCATCCGCTCGATGTTGTGGGCCTCCTGCCGGAAGTCCAGCTCGCGGCGGAGCGACTCCGAGAGGTGCTCGATGATGGCCGGCATGTCGAACACCTGGCGGAACGCAGGCCGGTCGCGGGTCTTCTCCGCGAACAGCTCCAGCAGCCCGAGGTCCTCCATGATGTCGCGGCGGGCCGTGGGGCGCTGGACCTTCACCACCACCCGGTCGCCGGTCTCGAGCGTGGCCCGGTGGACCTGGGCGATGGTCCCGGCCGCCAGGGGCTCCGGATCGATGCTGGCGAACACGTCCTCCCACGGGACGCCCAGCTCCTCCTCCATCACCGAGACCACTTCCTCCTCCGACAAGGGCGTGACCCGGTCCTGGAGCGTGGCCAGCTCCTCCACGAACGCCGGCGGCAGCAGGTCGGGCCGGGTGGACAGGATCTGGCCGAGCTTCGCGAACGTGGGACCCAGCTCGTCCATGGCCGCCCGGAGCTGGCGGGCCCGGGCCCGGGTGGTCGCTTCCTCGTCCGGCGTCGCGGTCGGCTGGAACAGCTCGCGGACGTCGTACTTCGACATGACTCGGCCGATGCGGGTGGCCCGCTTCAACAGGTGGCCGGCGGGGAGCTCCGTGGCGCCGTCCCCCTGCGACGGCGCCGGGACCTCGACCCGGGCGGTCTGGTCCGGGTCGGTGTTCACGATGATCACCGAGCACCGCGCCATGTGGGACACGCGGTTGGGCACGTTCCCGAGCAGGAACTTCTTCCGCCCGCTCATGCCGACGTTGCCCACCACCACCACGTCCACGTGTTCCTGGGCGGCGACGTCCGCGATGGCCCGGGCGGGGTCCGGGTCGACGGCCACCCGGGCCCGGCCCCTCGCCCCCGCAAGCCGGGCCGCCAGCTCCTCCAGGGAGCGTCCGGCCTGGGCGGTGACCTGGGGCTCGACGGGCCGAGGCTCTTCCGCGCCGCCGCCCGTGTCCGGCACGATGACCTGGAGGACCAGGAGCTCGGCCTGATACCGGTCCGCCATGTTCGCCGCCCACTCCACGGCCCGGGTGGCAGTGGTGGACTGGTCGGTGGCGACGAGGATGCGGTTGACCACACGGACCTCCGGACGAGCACGGCTGACGGCGGATGGCGGACGGCCATTACAGCGCAGGGACCGGGCCGGCGGCAAGGAACGGCTCGGGCGCGGCGACCGTCACACGGCAGGCG
Encoded here:
- the thiH gene encoding 2-iminoacetate synthase ThiH; this translates as MSRAEVRTGGHGLKPQEHPALRHGDGFVHPAPPTTFADGLERLPIPQLLAVAESAGPSRVEAALRTNPLERTLEDFAALLSPAASSRLEDLAAASRRLTIARFGRTMRMYAPLYLSNECLTTCAYCGFARELPIARKTLSGEETLEEARHLLRQGFRSILLLTGEHERLTGVEFLEERIRLLAREVPQVSVEVQVWSEEEYRRLAQAGCEGVVIYQETYHPETYAKVHLAGRKRHERWRLLGPERAARAGMRRIGIGALYGLHDDWRYEAICVAAHARFLQRHYWRSQVAVSVPRMRPSAAGFQPPTLLSDRELVQLVAALRLALPDAGLVLSARERPELRDGLFRVGITHTSAGSHTEPGGYEQPREATEQFEVADLRSPVEVAAKLRDLGYDPVWEDWSRVTPNAERMLSRRSTVR
- a CDS encoding AarF/UbiB family protein, with translation MVNRILVATDQSTTATRAVEWAANMADRYQAELLVLQVIVPDTGGGAEEPRPVEPQVTAQAGRSLEELAARLAGARGRARVAVDPDPARAIADVAAQEHVDVVVVGNVGMSGRKKFLLGNVPNRVSHMARCSVIIVNTDPDQTARVEVPAPSQGDGATELPAGHLLKRATRIGRVMSKYDVRELFQPTATPDEEATTRARARQLRAAMDELGPTFAKLGQILSTRPDLLPPAFVEELATLQDRVTPLSEEEVVSVMEEELGVPWEDVFASIDPEPLAAGTIAQVHRATLETGDRVVVKVQRPTARRDIMEDLGLLELFAEKTRDRPAFRQVFDMPAIIEHLSESLRRELDFRQEAHNIERMRQVLEPYPRLDVPYLYLDYSSARLLVMQEVEGGPIRDAPLGTARTEAARQLLESYYRQILTDGFFHADPHPGNLKWWNDRIYFLDFGMVGEVEADVRELLLLLIMAFAQSDLHFLADITLMLAGEDQRGDIDMAAFENDLEQVLKKYRHLSLREIQLGPILQEMTEISIRHDVRLPTSLMLTGKALAQMQLATAELDPELDPFAVAGQFVVKRLTGQIRDRVSPQHLFYEAQKLRVRFGRMIEAVERLAGARPGPKLQVLFRGTERLEETIRRTGRRLALAIAGASAFVGAAITVINGTVASWIPITMGSVAGVLLIGLVVDLLRRNR
- a CDS encoding protein kinase, encoding MASDTRIGTTIAGYRIESVLGRGGMGVVYLAEQAALSRKVALKVMAPELASDPRFRDRFLRESRVAASLEDPNILPVYEAGEADGALFIAMRYVRGTDLRRLIDAEGRLEPGRTVSILLQVASALDAAHAEGLIHRDVKPANVLLVPGTPDKVYLADFGLTKRATSDSGVTGTGQFVGTLDYAAPEQFTGEQLTPQTDVYSLGCVLYECLTGEPPFPRDREAAVLHAHLNEPPPKPTTRQELPEALDRVVAKAMAKKAEDRYATAGALAAAARDACAPILPARRPSGRRALLPLSTAFVVALAVIAVVLARSGRGPVTSTPPTGSTASAPGGPPVGSVVEIDPATNRILGTVRGVSVSSGGGAGGSNGTGGMAAGQGGVWVVSGSNVAHVDALTRTLRQTIPYGSFGDVSLAVGSRTVWLLHSGLGATPFVDRLDPSTDKFLRSVPIEEGRPVSVAAGGAFAWIATTDGHVIRLEGATGRILGSWTLPGRVDVLVYGPGTLWAADLLGGTVYEIDPSTGETTGSVSVPGSIDGLAATEEALWILDSFVGTVTPIEAGSKSLGDPIPVGVDASGIAAGLDAVWVSSFDGSLYRVDPAVKEASPIDIGAPLAAVAVDEETGTVWVTVGRKANA
- a CDS encoding thiazole synthase, producing the protein MAAQNAPTQDPLVVAGREFRSRLIVGTGKFGSFELMRDALDASETEMVTVALRRVDLEATGGPDILEFIDPSRYLLLPNTSGAVDAEEALRIARLARAAGLPEWIKLEVTPEPRYLLPDPVETLRAAELLVADGFTVLPYIGADPVLAKRLEEVGCATVMPLGSWIGSNQGVRTRDAIQIIVEQATVPVVVDAGLGAPSHAAEAMEMGVDAVLVNTAIAVARDPAAMARAFALGVEAGRRAYVAGRGPQREVAEPSSPLTGFLDRLVTSQADAAVTEP